AAAGGGCAGAGAAATTCTGGTTACATATTAGGACTCTTTGCATAAATGCTTAAGACTATTCACTTCATCCTGTCTAGTAAAATATGAGAAATATCATTTAGTTATTTACTTGTCTTTGAAAAaacttgcttgctttctttcattcagaTAGCTCCTGCAGTCTTCAAAATGCtggaatataaataaaattgaaaactaGTATGTTTCCAACGTATGAGACTTAATGCTTGTAAGAACTtggatgatttttttaatcttctttcaTTCCATCTTCGTTCCTACTTATTTTTAGGGACTGGATCTGGTCTTGGAACTTTTGTACTGAATTTGCTTGAGGATGAATTCCCAGAAGTGTATAGATTTGTTACTTCAGTTTATCCCTCCGGTGAAGATGATGTTATTACTTCTCCATACAACAGTGTTCTGGCTATGAAGGAGCTTAATGAACATGCAGACTGTGTTCTACCAATAGAGAATGAAGTAAGAAATAACATACTATTTCTGTCCATTTCTTTCTTACTAGATTGCACTGATTTGAATGCCAAGTCTTAAATAAAgagtctttgttttttttttatcataattGAGGTCCTCGGTAACTTGCAGACTTTTGAAGTGAAATCACTTAAAAGATGCTCTGTACTTTGTTTCCACGTGCAAAGTAGTctgaagtgatttttcttcttgtgtgtTATTCAAAGGTAAAAAGTAAGATGCTTTTTACTGGGGCTGAGCCTCAAATCTTTTAGCATCAATTTGTGTGTAGTATTATTCAAGTGCAACAAGAGGAATGACTAATGTCTTCAAACTGACTTCAATTTGAAGTCAAATTTCTGAGTCAGACTATCTACATTTGTGACAAGGAAGGAACGGCTGTTCAGGAACACTTCGGCCACTTGGAACTGGTCAAAAGTAGAACATATTTGAATCAAAGTTGTAACGTTTGAACTGTCGTTACCATatcttagtttttttctttaagatcaactgaaatagaaaaatagggTTATGGAATTTGAATGTTCTGGGGATGAGATTTgtatgctttctgttttgttttttttttgtgtgtgtgtgtgtttctttttcctttcaaagtcTCTGTTTGATATAGTTAATAAAATTCATCACATGGTCAATTCTGGGAAGCTGGGGTCAACTGTGAAGCCAAACAGCTTGGTAACATCAAGTGCAGGCACTACAAAAAAAGTGCAAGAAAAGCCATTTGATGCAATGAACAATATTGTAGCCAACTTGCTGCTGAACCTGACAAGGTAAAGTCACAGATTACTCTTCTGTACAAGTAATATTGCTAGAGGCAGTGTGTGCTGCAAATACGTGTACCTGCATCAACTCAGTGTTGTTTTTAGTTTGATATTAGTCTTTTTAAGAATTAGTTCTTAAAGTAATGAAAATCTGAAGTGTTTGGAACTATACATATGGCAGTGGTGTTGCTGTAGCTGTGATAGTCTTAGAACTGAAGTAGGAAAAGGTTTTGGGGCAGAAGGATATTGTCTTCCATTAGTGCCTAATAGTGCCCAAAGAAGTTAGAATTTCTAAACcaatgttattattttataaataccaTTTGTCAGTTGTTCCTAAACTGTGTATTGCTGTAAGGAATTCTTGCtgaaaaagcatttccaaagcagTGGTCTGAACAGCTTTTCAGGGCTGCTAAGTCATACGTGTTTCATTATATGCtatcctatttatttatttaatcatcGGGATCATTAAGGTCTCATTTTTGATGATTAGTTGTTCTACAGTGAAAAGTGTAAAGAAATAGGAATAGCAGTGTTACTGCCAAATGTGGAAATTTAGTAATTATAGATAATTGTTTTATCGATTACTATTTTATTGCAAGGAACAGTTGAAATGTATATTTAATGAATGTTTACATTATAAAAGTAACTTTCTTTGTTTATGACTATTTTGTAACATCTGTTAACTTTTCAGCTCTGCTAGGTTCGAAGGTTCCCTTAACATGGATCTTAATGAAATCAGTATGAATTTGGTTCCATTTCCTCGACTTCATTACTTGGTTTCAAGCTTGACTCCTCTGTATACGCTGGCTGATGTTAATATACCCTCTAGAAGGTAAGAAAATTTTGCTGTGGAGACTTTACAGTTGAAGCCTAATTTCTGATTCTTCCATAGTttccatttacaaaaaaaaNNNNNNNNNNNNNNNNNNNNNNNNNNNNNNNNNNNNNNNNNNNNNNNNNNNNNNNNNNNNNNNNNNNNNNNNNNNNNNNNNNNNNNNNNNNNNNNNNNNNAAAAAAGAAGGACCTTAAGGAGATTATACTTTTCCTCTGTCACCTTCAAGTTTTTAATAACAGTGTTATTATAAagtgaaatattctgaaatttgaaatttGCATGGCTATGTCAGAAAGAATCGAAGTTCAAGCTGAAATACTCAACCGAttcaaaacagaatatttaattAGGATCcctatttcttatttctgaaaatctgtaGAAATCTCCCACAGACAAAGGTTCCTATCAACCATCCTCGGGGATGAAGAGTATAGACAATAGCCTGAAAAGGAATATGAAAGATGAAGGTCTGACAGTAAATCCTCGAATGCCAACAACACcaattatatatacatatatgtgtgtgaaCTAAGTCCTAATAAAATTCTAGGAATAACATTAGTTCAAATTCCAGTATGTTCTTCCTACAGCAGCATGTGACCCACACAGTTAAATGTCTGTTAAGATGCTGAAAGCATAGCACATATATTTAAGTTATGGTACACATTTGGGATTTAAGGATTATTTGCTGATTCACAGCAGTCCATGCAAACTCATTTCCTCTCAGTGACATTGTATGTTACTCCCACATTTTGACTCAGGTTCCAAATCTATGGTATGCAATGGGTGTATAACAACAAtatttactgagaaaaaaataaagggtgagaaacacaaagcagcatAAGACAGGTGATTAATTTCCATAGACAAAGTCTCTGAGGGAACATGATCAGACTCATCCATTTATACTACCCTAACCCAGAGCTTCATCTGCAACAAAACAAGTCAGTGTGTGGCTATTTCTTTTACAGTGATGAACTGCCTGTTCCATTAAACCTCTAAGTGCATGCAACAAGCCAAACTGGTAATTACAGATCTACTTTCTGCCCTTGGACCCCTTTTGAAGACTAAGAAGATGAACTGTGAATATGAATCTTGTATTctgattcttcttttctgaTTCAGAACATTTCCCAGCTGAGGGAGAAGAAACACTGTATGTTTAACAGTACACAGGAAGCCAAAGTGTGAAACTCAATCCCATGGTGCAGCCTCACATTCATGTTTTGCTGGGGACTTCTAATTGATCTCCGATGGATCCTAGGTCATGTCCATGAGTCAGCACCGTGGCTTTTCCAAAGTAAATAAAGGTTTAGGATATACTAAACTGTCCTGATTTGATCAGTATTCCGTATCATGAAAATTGGAGCATAAAGTTAagatttctattaaaaatttcATCCAACAAATTTTCCTTGCATACAAAACCAGAACAGTGCATTTGGAAAAAGCCTGTTTTGTTATATTTTGTGTAGCCACACCAGCTAATGAACCGCACTGCACGGAACTGCTTCAGTTCTCCCACAGGAAGCCTGGGTGCCATCTTAGGCCCACGAGAGCCCTCTGCAAGGACCTGGTTTGCAGAGCACGCGCTCCTCACACCATTTTGCAGCAGCCATGCTGCAGTCTGCAGTACTGCAATAGGACATTGCTGCACTTCTTGCCTCTCACACACAGCCCTGAAGTTGCTGCGTTAAACAGAGAAACCTTCTTCTAATGGTAACGTGGGCGATCATTTGCTCGAGAATCACAAAAACGAACTTGAAAATAAACCTAGTTTTGCAAGCCTGGTGGGTATGTCATTTCTacttgagcttttttttttttattttatttatttttttagtacaGTCTCGTTTTATTTGGCACCACCAAGCTTAATAATATACCGGGGCGAAAAACGTATCTTAACAAACGATTTTagcaataacaataataatagcGAATCGGCTGCTGCGTGCTCAGAAAGGCgccatcccaccccaccccatcGCCGGGCTGCCCACAAAGGCGGAGTCCTGATACAGCAGCGCCGGGCGGTGCTGAAGGCGTGCCGCTGTCAGGGCCCGTCCCCCGCCGTGACGGGAGGGCGGCTTCCGGGCGCCGAGTTGGAAAACGGTTGGAAGTGAAGTTGGCAGCGCTCCGCCGAGGCCGTCATGACGCAGTCCGTGGTAGTACAGGGTAAGGGACTGCGTCGCGCGGAGCCTTCCCGCCGCCCCCGGCCCTGGCTGAGCTTTGTCTCTTTCGCAGTCGGCCAGTGCGGGAACCAAGTGGGCTGCCGCTTCTGGGACCTGGCGTTGCGGGAGCACGCGGCCGTCAACAAGGTAACGCTGCCCGAGGGGTGGCTGCGGAGAGCTTACCCGCTATCTGCTCCGGTCTGGTCAGCTTTCTCGAGGCTTTCCGCCTGGAGGAGCGCGGGCTGAGTCCCCGAAGGCCTTCATTACCAGGGTTAACTCACCGCCTGTTGCCCTGGCAGTACAGTAAACAAAGCAGCCGGCTGTCTTATGTTGCTTTGTGTTTCTcaccctttatttttttctcagtaaataTTGTTCTTATACACCTATTGAATACCATAGATTTGGAACCTGAGTCAAAAtgtaggaggaagtttttcacacagagggtggtgacgcactggaacaggttgcccaaggaggttgtggatgccccatccctggaggcattcaaagccaggctggatgtggctctgggcagcctggtctggtagttggtgaccctgcacatagcagggggttgaaactagatgacattggggtccttttcaacccaagccattcaatGATAAGTCCACCTTTCCTACCACATGCTCATCAGTGCGGTGCAGTCAGAGTCACTGTGCTGTAAAGAGGGCACAGTATTATCCGAAGTGCTTTCAACAGAAACACATCCTTCTTGGTATTATTATAGAGATACTGCTCCTAGCAGATACGCTCAGTTAACAGAGGTGATAGTGAGCAGTCCTGAATGCCTTTTGCTGAAGTAGTTGTGAAAAGGCAACAGGTGGAGTTCCCGTGTGTATTGAGAGTCTCTTAGTTTACGTGTTGCAGAGATTTTGCAAACAATGTGTCATCAGGTCCTTCAAAANNNNNNNNNNNNNNNNNNNNNNNNNNNNNNNNNNNNNNNNNNNNNNNNNNNNNNNNNNNNNNNNNNNNNNNNNNNNNNNNNNNNNNNNNNNNNNNNNNNNaaaaaaaaagactgaaagaagcCATTATGTGCCAACATAAAAGCAATCTCAGCTTCAGACAGCCAGTCTCCGCACCCAAGCTAGTGAAACTCTGTTGACTTCAGGAGGTTGTCaagcatttaaataaacatcagggctacagctttttcttttcctgcctttcCCCACCCCACTAAAGCTGTGGAAAAGATACCGGCAGCATCATGCCTCTGACAGGCATACACAGTGAGACTGTTACAGCAGCCTAAAGTGCCCCTGCTTTAAAGTGACTGCCCCAGGTCTCTGCTTGTTGCCCAGCTGTCAGGACAGGCATAAAAATACACGATAGTCTTTATGCATGTCAGCATGTGCCTGCTCTGGTTAATCAGTcatctctgatttttctttcagtgttacAGCGAGTTGAAGAGTTTCATGAGAGGTACAATGACACCAGATCTCTGGTTTCTGATGTGGTGGAGCAGCTCAGAGAACACAATATGAAGCTATCAGACCTGGAGGAGGCATTAGGCCAGGCACTTGACTATGTTACACAAACAGAGGcaataaataaggaaaacacAGCCAATCTTCAAGAGAGTGAGGTATTATGCAGTCTATTTATTATCAGCATCTGTGAAATAGTTCATATTTACCAGTACTTAAAATAGCGGATTACCGTTTATATTTAGAAATCACCACCTCAAAAAAGGTCCTTTAATTCCTCAGCAGGATGAGTTTAACATTCCAGTTCTAAACAAGTTGAGAAGTGCAAAAATTATGACTTTTTTGTGAAATGACAATGCATGTTGCTTTTGGCATGGCATGTCCTAGCTGGCCAAGGAAAAGATGGTTACTGATGTCTAAACATAGGAAGATGTATTCCAAGTAGCACAGTTGCTATAAATACTGTGGTGGAATTGTTTCATCTACTATGCATTCATTTATAATGTGGAAGGACTTCATTCTCACAGATGTAGTTGTGTTCTTATGAACTATTCTGTTTATAGAGACTGTGCTGCATTTAGGTTCTGGACTGTGGTTGGGTTCACTTTCTTCCTGCTCCTCTTTTAAGCAAAATGccttccccctttttttccccttttttttgctttggttgttcttgttgttgtttagaAAGAGTAGATGATTGTCTTTGCGTCAGCAAGCATAAATCCATCCTCTCACCAGTCCACACCAGATAGGTTGAAAATGGGTTTCCTTCTTGCTGGGTGAACTGCCTTGCTATGAGGCTACAGTAATTTTTTCTTATGCACTGTTATATACTGAATAACTTCAGTATTTTGAACAAAGCAATCAGTCAGAGGAgagctcagaggagaccttcCCCTGTGGGACCCCCATAGAAGGGGGAAGTTCACATGAGAGGGGCAGAGTTAGGTTTAAATAGCATCTGGCTGATGAGAAAATTGAACTTTGAGGTCCTTCATCCTAGAAAGATACTTAATACATtgttcatattaaaaaaaaagtttttttttcccttgcagcaGTTtgatgagactttttttttttttaagggatgCAAAATTAGACTGTCTCAcctaaaattctttttctggtttattttttaatcaagcaaaaaaaaagaaagacaggaCAATATGGGATCATTTGAACATGTTTTCGTTTTAATGACTGAAATTGTTTGGTGtctggaggagagcagcttaGGGAGCAATCCTCTCGTCACAAGAATGATCTTATGAATTCAGACCAACCTCTGTTTCATAGCACTACAATGGCTCCATTTTGAGCTCTTTACTAGAAGTTCATGATGATGTGGAATGTCTAATAATTCAGAAGATAACTCAAAGCACACTATGCTTGTGAAGTCATCTACGAGAAGCTTGAGATCCTTTGTGTATAAAGTctctatttttctgttgtttcattGTTATAGTTGCAGGTTGCAGTTCATGTGACGTGTCTGAAACGAAGCCTTATGTGAGCTAGCTGCAGTCATAAGTGTGTTCTATTGGATTTTCCAGTTGGATTTTCATTATTCCTCACAATGAAATATTGTTCAAGTTAGCTTTATTATTGAGAGTGAAAAACATTCGCAATACCATAAATTTAAAAtcctacagaaagaaaaatttccaGGTCACTATAAAAAGTCCACACTTGATTTGTTTATGCTGACCATTCACTGACTAGTACTTAATCCCAATAACTGTTCCTGCTGTAATATATAAAGAAATCAATTcttataaatgatttttttcccataagGACTAAATATTAATGGAACAACACTATTTTATTAATAGGGATATCTATGAAAAACGTTGACTTTATAGTTATCTAAAATCTATTTAGTTTACCTCTTCGTCTTTTAAGTTAACAttagtaacaaaacaaaaattataacACTATTCTATCAATTCACAGcaatttttttgttgatttgttcTGTAGAAACAGCATGAGAAATTAAAAGAGCAAGCAGATGAAGTGAACAGTATTGTGCTAAGTGCCACAGCTATTCTGGCAGAACCACAAAAGATCAGCTCAGAGTTAAGTGAGGTAATAAAGGTAGGTGCCTCATTGACTTGTCTAAATGGTATGTCCTGAATTTCTGaacttttaaaaagtcatgTGCTTAGACCACTGAATGAAAAAcactcttttttccctttccctttccctttccttttccctttttctttccctttccctttccctttctctttctctttctccactttttttttttgactgcttCAATGAAATagtgatgaaaaaataaattataacaaCTCCTCCTGGATGAAAAGTTCTGTAACATTTTACTGCCATGGAAAAACAACATATTAGAAATACACCTTATTGTAGGCACAACTAATTGAAGAATTTTGCTGCAGGGTTCTCAGTCTTTCAGTATGACTGGCTGCCAAAAGGTGCTTTGGTGGCAGACTGTACTTTTCTCATGCCTGCAAGTGAGCACAGAAGGCAATGTTTTAAAaccaatcatagaatcaatggTGGTCAAAATGTAAATTGTACATATAAGCGTATTACCTTATTGAAATTCTCTTTTGGAACTATAGATTAGGATCCAGTCCTCTGAATGAGACAAGATGTTGTGGGAAATTTTTAGACGATTAAACTTTCTCATGGTTTTTGAACTttctatgaaaaaaacaaaaacccgaagaaaataaaagtgggATTTTTCCAACTAAAATCTTTGCCGTTTTacaaaagctgtttgttttggttttttttcatctcttataATAAGAATTGTTGATAGTTCGAGACAAATGAAAATTCtctataaacatttattttggtcACAGTTGttcaaagcaacacaaaaacaaatataaacattttttcttggaaaattaaCTTTAGAAAACAACAAGAGGAAGCTTTCTTTAACTATAGCCATCCCAAGATAATCAGTCagtctgatatttttttctcgTGTTTTTTGTGTAAAATAAATTGCTGCAGTTTACCATTCAGGGTTCCCCAATCCTGTGGGTAAATCTGCACATAGGGGATGTATGCATAGCAGGGGAATAGTAACTTCCATCCTCACCAGCAGTGAGATTCTTCACGCTTCACTCATtcatcctttttctctcccttgtTTCATCCTTTTTCCTATATTTTGTGACCATGGTTGTAATCATCAAACTTGCTGCCAAAGTTGTGTATTGGAGAGAAGGTGAACAGATGTCCACTTGGGTCTTCACACAGATAAGAAAAGTCTATGGCTAAAGCAAAGGGATAGTACTTCTCCTTTGCCCATACATACAGTGTTAGTTGTCTGATAGACTCCTGCAAACCAGACAAATACAAGATGTCTTCCTACTATAAGAGCTATTTCTGTGCAAGGAGACAGAATGGGTCCAGAACTAttctcacagctgtgtgtggcaCAGCTTACATCTGCTAAACTCTGTCCCTTTCCAACAACATGCCTCCTCCACATTGCCCCTggggcacaggcacagaggtaggcttggaagagcagcagctggccaGGGCCAAAACAGTGCCAGGGATCATGCACTAATGGGATGCTTTGTAAACCAGCCACTCCAGCATTGTTTAGTTTGCTTGTAGTTTAGAAGTCCCAAGAATTAATTTCTGGCCtgtaggtttaaaaaaaataaaaattaaaaaataaagcaaacacacCATGGTTTCCATTTCCTAATTTAGTATCACAATAAGGGGATTTTGCAAAGATCTGGTTTAATCATTCTACCTAGCCGCGCTTCACAACAAAAAAGCTTGCCATTGGCACTGTTCTAGAGTAAACACAAAGTAAACACAACAGATGGTAAGACATCTCTCAACTGTCTCTCTTTTGTATTTCTCACATCTCTCTATAATATCTTTTGAAAAGATTTCTTGAATTTGGGCTGATTTTTATCTTCCTGTGTTTGTCTTGCTTCACCAACATTCATAAGACACCCTTTACTCTCTTTTAtctgataaaaatataaaagaaaacaaaagcactatAACataaaaggtaaaataaaacataataattttttaaaaagacttgtttttttttaccattttcatattctttccttccttccatatTTATACAGAATGTGTCAGGGTTCTACGCAGAAATAGATGGAGCTAAAAAGGAATTGCAAGAAAAAATAGCCAATCTGTCTCTGTTTGATGATAAGCTGGAAGAAAAGGCTATGCAGCATGCACATAACCTAAGAAGACTTGCTGATGAGTTGGACCGGTAAAATTTAACTTCAGCACACTCTGTTCATACAAGTGATAATTATGGAACAGCTGAATGAACTGAGACAAGCAGAAACACAGTGACATTAGATACACTGGCTGTAAATAGGCATTAAACAAATTGCTGGGAATTCATGTATGGAAAGAATTTTCATGGTCCAGAGGGAAAATCTGAATTTGAGCAAAACAGAATCTATTCATCTTCTCAAAGCATAAACAAACGTATCTTGTGTGatattcttctctttctaaTTTGGCACGTTCTCCTATTACCATAGCATGAGAACAGAAAAGGCAAACTACTGAAAAGTAATACAATACAGGCAGATTAAATGGTGCTGGCAGATATTGCTTTTGTTAGTGAgttatttcacattaaaaaatgtttttgtagtaTGGGTCATAAAATGGGATTTGTGATAATTTTTGTTTAAGAAGTGGTTTACAGACGAAATATTTCTTAAAGTGTAGATTGGGCTTCAAGCCCTCTGTAATACCAAAAATTTACTGCAAAGCCTCCTATTTTGCTGGCAAACAGACTTTCCTTCAATTTACTAAAAAGTCACTCTAAGGAAATTTGAAATATGA
This genomic stretch from Meleagris gallopavo isolate NT-WF06-2002-E0010 breed Aviagen turkey brand Nicholas breeding stock chromosome 2, Turkey_5.1, whole genome shotgun sequence harbors:
- the LOC100541905 gene encoding tubulin epsilon chain isoform X4, which translates into the protein MEEGVVNEILQGPLRDVFDSKQLITDVSGSGNNWAVGYKVYGCQYRENIVEKLRKTAEHCDCLQCFFIIHSMGGGTGSGLGTFVLNLLEDEFPEVYRFVTSVYPSGEDDVITSPYNSVLAMKELNEHADCVLPIENESLFDIVNKIHHMVNSGKLGSTVKPNSLVTSSAGTTKKVQEKPFDAMNNIVANLLLNLTSSARFEGSLNMDLNEISMNLVPFPRLHYLVSSLTPLYTLADVNIPSRR